The following DNA comes from Hordeum vulgare subsp. vulgare chromosome 3H, MorexV3_pseudomolecules_assembly, whole genome shotgun sequence.
TCACCAGTCCCACATTCCTCATACCAGTGTCCCATAACACTGCACGCATGACAAAAAGTAGGAAGCTTCTCATACTTCACCAGGTATTGTTCTGTTACACCTGATTTTGTGAAACTCACCACACGAGTCAATTTCTTACCCACGTCCAGTTTAACACGCACCCGGATAAACTCACCAACAAAACCATTTGGTAGTGTCACTTGCACTTCCTAGACTTCACCTATTCTTTTCGCGAGATTTTCAAGAAACTTCTTATTCTTCAGAACACCATCAGGTAGCTTATGAATCTGGCACCATGTCTCCAACCTCTCTAGTTTAACTTTCTCCGGGTTCGAGAAACCATCGTACTCAACCAGGATTAGAGCATATCCATTAAAATCCCAAGGCCCTTGGTGCATGGCCTTATTCCAATCAGCCAGGCAATTGAACTGGATCGAAAACAGATTTGGGTTAATCCTTCTCCACATCACCGGCTGAGCAGGATTCCACGCAGCCCTCATATCGGCAATAAGGGCACTTTGGCTAAAAGTTTTCCCAGACAACAGGCGGCCGATGGCCAGCCACTTTGTTTGGACCTCTGCTGCATCCACCTCGTCTTCCCAGACGAGATCATCGATCTCATCATCCTGCAGGGTTAGACGCGCAATCAGGCTGCTGGGGTCCTCCTGCTGCGCCTTGGAACCACTTGCATCTCACAGATCAGCCATCTCAAGATCTAGATCACTCCGAAGCCTtgaaaaaccctaaaccctagttCCAACACACCAACCACAAACACCAGGGAGATGTCGGGCCCGGGGCGGAGAGGGTACGGGGGAATCACGGGGCACGATTGATAACCGGACGGGGGAACTCTCGACAGGAGTTGCCGGAGGACTAGAGAACCCTAGGTTAAACCCTAGGGGAGTATGCCGAGTACTCCCGTTTATATGGAGTATCTTTTCCCCTTTCATCTTTCTTTAGTTTAACTGAGCACTCGCGGTCTTCAAAATCTGTTTAGGGGGCATTTGATCCGGTTTTGCTACTTCATCAGTCAGGGTTATAAACGGGCgttcctctctctatctctctcgagTTGTCGGGGTGATTGGTGAATCCTAGCCGTGCGATCATGCCGAGATATTTCTTGTACAGCGCCGTCCGGCTAAACCCACCCGACCATCCGCTGGGCCGCCAATTTGGGAGTAGCAGGGCAAAGGCCTACAGGAGGCGTAGAACCCTCTCCAGGTCTCGGCTCTCCGCCGTCGCCATGGGCAGCGCCTCCAAGCTGCTCTCCTCCCTCTTGCTCACCTCCTCCCCGCTCCGTCTCcggccctccgccgccgccttcgCGCTCATCCTCTCCTCGCGCACCGCGGCATCCCGCCGCCAACACCTgctctcctccccctctcccctccgcaCGCTCTCcacctcggccgccgccgccgccgcctcacccCTTCCCTACAGCTCCAGCTccgcctcgtcaactccaccgccCCACGTCCCTTTCCCTGACTGGTCCCGCCTCGTGGACCGCCTCGCGGCCGCCGGTTACGCAGCCCGCGCCCCCTCCCCCGCCGACGAGCTCGCCGTCCCCTCCGGCAGCGGCCTGTCGGCCGAGGCGGAGTCCGCTGTGTCCTCCTGCCTGGCCTTCGCGCGCGACCGGCCCGACCTTCTCaggtcaagtgaatcacttggccATCTGTCctgcttttttcttttcttcttcacgTTGCTGATTGATTGGGTGTGACCGCAGGTCGCTGCCCACGAAGGATGTCGAGGTTGTGGTGTCTAACGTTGCACCGGCTCTCTTCAAGAGAGGGGAGGAATCTGCGCAGCGGCTGCAGCAATACCTCGCCGGTGAAGATGACAATGTGAGTTCTTATCCATTTTGCAAGTTGGTCACATACTCACATCTCACTTGTGGAGTGGTTTTCTAGTAAGGTTACAGTAGATTTTACAAATGTGTGATCATCAGTCAACTAGTaccccctccgtcccaaaataaatgccttaactttgtattagctctagtacaaagttacaCTAAGCTTgaaacacttattttgggatggagggagtagtggGTTATTATTTTGGTTAGCTCAAGTTAATACATATGTTTGCTCTGCCGGATTTGTAGCCATATATCGTGAACGATACAGTAGAAAATATAATTAAGAAGGAAAGACCAAACATGCCACTCAGTTCAGGGGCACTCCTCTGTATAATTCCAATAAAAATTTGAGCATTTCAGTTCATCATTTCTCACTGAACCTTTATCACACCCCTTGTTGCTTTTATGATGGATGATGTTGAATGTCAGATAGGAATACTCTATTTTCTTCAGTTCCGATTTCGCCAGGGATAAAACTGTGGTTACATGGCATTTTACAGAAAGTAATACGAGGCAGTCAGTATATATGTAGTTAGAGGAAAACATCCATCACACCTTAGCCTTACTGAATGCAACTTGCAGTCTAACGAGCTGTGAACAACAGAGCTTAACTAGCAAATGCATGACTTGTACTGTTAAACACAGCCAGAGGGGCACAGAGCTCAACTAAGAACTTATTTAACTACCAAGTCACAAAACATAACGTGCGCCAGCTAGAGGCATGAAGGCATGGCAGCTGGTGTGGGGGTTGCGTCAtcgggaggaagcgttggtggtgATTAGGGCCTCAGTGTTGTGGAGGAGGGCGGAGGAGGCTGGAGCTTTAAGAGAACAAATTCAAATCCTTCCTTTCTGGATAGGGATTAAGGCAAAAATGTTTCTCATTACATATATAGTTAGTTATTTGACTTGGGATTTGGGTTGAGATGTTCTGTGGTAGAAGTATTCCCATTTATTTCATTTGTTGAAATTGAATTCGAAAGGGGGATTCTTGGGGATAGACCATAAGCATATCCTGTATGGGAACAACAGATTTCTTAAGAATTCTTGCAACAGATCTCAGTTGCCAATTCATAAATGTTGATCCACATTATGCAATGTGATAAAACTGTATTGGTCAAGACACTAAAGATGTGATAACTTTTGCCAGGCAATTCAATCAGTCAGAGCGGAAACTGTGGACATCGTTCGGTACTTGTTAAGTTACACATATGGTTCGTCAAACAACTATTTGGAAGACAAAGAACTCACTGATTCAGCTGTGAGAAATATCTTGGCTGAGCTAGTTAATTTTAGTGGACTTCCCCACACCTCCAGTTTTGTGGAGTCAACAGTTGATAATCAACCTGAGCGATTCTCTAGGCATCCAGGACAAAATGTTGAGATGAAACGTGGTGATTGGATTTGCACAAGGTATATTGTGGATATTTTTATTTATCAATTGAACAGTTGCATGCCACATCATCTTACTTTAAAGTGCCAACTCATTTCTACATCTTCTCTTCCTAGATGTGATACAGCTAAAATATACAcacttgttttcttgtgctgtaGAAAAGAGTTCTTGCACAAGCATGCATCTATGTAataaatcatttttcatttttgacCGTTGTTGTTTCATAATCTTTTATCACTTGGCTTGTTTTACCTTTGTGTATGTTTTATCATCTATATTCTTAACCAACATTTAACTAAACATGGCCAGTTATGTGCTATTCTCATAATTTTGTACAAAGCGGCACAAAACTCGCATCTGTAAAATAAATTCACAACTACTTGTATTGTTGGACACATTTGAGATTATTTGCTACTGGTTTGTTCACTACTTATTTGAAATATTTTACCCTTGTTCATGTATTTGGTAATGTTGACTCTAAATATGCTCTGCAACCTACAGATGTAGCTTTATGAACTTTGCAAGAAATGCGAGGTGCCTTGAGTGCAATGAGCATCGGCCAAAGAAGATGTTGACTGGCGGAGAGTGGGAATGCCCTCAGtaagcttcgacttcctaacttcGTTTTTGTGCTTTGAAGTGTATTTATGCTTCGAATGGCTGACTTTGTATTGTCCTTTTGCCAAGGTGTGAATTCTATAATTATGGGAGGAACATGTCGTGCTTAAGATGTGCTTGCAAAAGACCAGCGACAACTGCATCTGCTGGTGCTGGTTTAGGCGGTGTGGCGGATCTTCTTAGTGTAACCAATGCTGGTAGATCTGACATTGAgagaaaacttgctgaaaatgatGAGAAGGCAGAAAGATGGTTGAGCAAAGTATCTCAACTTGACGATTCTGCTGATTTGAGTAGTCTGGCAGCTGATGAGGATTTTCCTGAGATTATGCCTATGAGGAAGGGGGTCAATAAATTTGTAGTTAGCACACGCAAGACACCATTGGAGAGAAGATTGTCAAGTGCACAGTACAGCAGTAATAATAGCCCTCAAGCAACAGCATCCGACTCCAAGATTAGTCAAACTTTAGACAGGATACTTGGGCGTTCTGCATCTACCTCTGCCCCAAGCAACCAATCTGATAATGGGGGTGTAGATGCTGGGCCTCCCAGGAAATTAACAGGCCATCTTGGTGATATCGACCCTGTTCCTTTTGTGCCATTATCTGCTGATCTGTTTACCAAGCCACAGAATGCAAACAGTAATGAACAGGCAGATACGGACTGCCAAATAAATAAGGAAACTGGAAGTTCCACACCGGATACCACACAGGCCTCAACTGGGAGGAGGGATGTCGATAAATCGCTAGATACTGCTGAGAAATGGTCCAAGAAAGTCGCAGAACTCGACAGTGTAAATGACCTTTCAAGTGCTATTTCTGATGAAGACTTTCCTGATATTATGCCAATGAGGAAAGGAGAGAATCGGTTTGTTATTAGTAAGAAAAAAGACCGGTCACTGGCATCACCGCAGTACAAGAGGCGCAGTGTGCTTGAGCAGGCTGACAATTCCGATTTCGTCCCATTTGTTCCGTTCCCCCCTGATTATTTTGCCAAGAAAGATGCGCCAGCAGAGAGCACTCCAGATACAGGAACAGTATCAGAAAGTCCTCCATCAGCTGATAAGCTACCAGAAACAAATGCTTCACCAGGAAATTCGGGAAATAGCCAAAACACCTCACAGGTGATTGGCCCTCAGCGAAGTAGCAACATGACTAATGAGAACTGGAATAGAAATTACTCTCAGCAGAGCTCGAGTACAGGTGGTTATACACAGGGTGGAAGCAGCAGCCAGCAGTATCAACAGCAACCTTATGATGTGGGTGATCGATCGAGTCGAACTTCGAATACCAGTGCTTGGAACCCAAACTACTCCCAGGGGACGTTTAATGATGGAAGAGGAGGATCTAGCAACTATCAGCATCAACAGCAACCCCAGGAGCTAGGCGATCAATCTATTAGAACTTCGAATACTGGTGCTTTGAACACAAACTACTCACAGGGGAGGTTTAATGATGGCAGAGGTGGATCTAGCAACTATCAGCATCAACAACAACCTCGTGAGATGGGTGATCGATCTAGTGGAATTTCGAATACTGGAGCTTGGAACACAAACCACTCACAGGATAGTTTTAATGATGGCAGAGGTGGATCTAGCAACtaccagcaacaacagcaacttcatggGATGGGCGATCAATCTAGTGGAACTTCAAATACTGGTGCTTGGAACACAAACTACCCACAGGGCAGGTTTAATGATGGCAGAGGTGGATCCAGCAACTACCAGTATCAGCAGCAACCTCATCAGACGGGTGGTCGACCCAGTGGCACTTTGGATACCCACGCTCCAAACTCAAACTACTCTCAGGGGAGCTTCAACGAGGGCCGAGATACATCTACTTATAATCACGGCAGCTACTCTACACAACCGTCTTATGCGCCCGGTTACAGTAATAATAGCAACAGCAATGCttggagcagcaacaacaaccaaaattggAGTGGTTCACATCCTGATACTAGGGCTACCACTACCGGCATTGGTTCCACAAACCCTAATCAAGCAACAGGCTACTCAAGCTACGGAAGTGGAGGTTATACTGGAAAGAGCTTAGAAGGCTCTGCTGTGAAGGACCCTGATCCTCTGGACATGTCCGAGGAAGCCAAGGCCGAGAGATGGTTCAGGAGGGCAGCCCAGATAAAGGACATCTCCGAGCTCGCCAACATCCCCGATGAGGACTTCCCTGAGATAATGCCGATGAGGAAGGGGGTGAACAGATTCGTTGTGAGCAAGCGGAAGACGCCGTTGGAGAGGAGATTAACCTCTCCTCAGTACAGAAGGAACCTGCCGATCGTAAGCTCTGAGCCGGACAAAGATGGTAGCTGAAAGCAGGTATATTTATTCCGATGCAAGAGCGAAGAGTTTACACATGGATATGTACTTCTACTTCCGATCGTGATAAAATAAGCAGCAAGGCGAAGAAATCCACGCGGAGGAGACAGCTGAACGCCCAGAACATTTTTACTGTATCCTAAAGTTTTGTTCTCGACCAGTAGGGATTTGCTGTGTTTCATTTGTTACGTGTATCAGTTGTATGCATGTGTTGTCGTACCTGAAACCGCGAGTGCAATCATCAAATAATTTGTACGGCGGATTTTAAAGGGGTTAAAAAAAACATAAGTACAAAGTTTTATTAGAGCTGCGACAATTAACTTGGATCGAAGGGAGTACTAATAAAAAAGAGCTCCATAGAATTATGGAATGGAGGGAGGACGTGTATAACTCAGGTGATATATTCTtgtaaggccttgtttggtactagggtTTTGAGTGGATTGGTGAGGATAATTGTCATAGGGATTGGGTGAAACTCCAACCTTTATCCAATCCCTTCAAATCCTCATTTATCTCCAATCCATTAGGTAAAggtagtgtattgggtattgagaaaaatgcactagAGTTCTGGGATTTATGAGAAAATATGGGGATGAAACAAGTTAAATACACTAGAATCAAACGTTGTTTTGGGATATGAGGGGGTTAAAGGTTTGACCGGGATAATCACCATTAACTCCttaaaatacactagtaccaaacaaaacCTAAATAAAGGTCACTTCTTTTACCCGggaaaaataaagaaagaaaagaagtcGCTTATTCGTTAATATAAGCGTTTTGCCTTGTCGCAATCACGAGGTTGCATTAAGCATGACCCAACGAAAATGTAGTCGCTtattcgttaccggcaagtctttttacccgttccgtaatacaagatcctcgtgactcacacttgagtcacattgcttgcaaggcttatatgtgatgttgtattaccgagtgggccccc
Coding sequences within:
- the LOC123444693 gene encoding zinc finger protein VAR3, chloroplastic, with the protein product MGSASKLLSSLLLTSSPLRLRPSAAAFALILSSRTAASRRQHLLSSPSPLRTLSTSAAAAAASPLPYSSSSASSTPPPHVPFPDWSRLVDRLAAAGYAARAPSPADELAVPSGSGLSAEAESAVSSCLAFARDRPDLLRSLPTKDVEVVVSNVAPALFKRGEESAQRLQQYLAGEDDNAIQSVRAETVDIVRYLLSYTYGSSNNYLEDKELTDSAVRNILAELVNFSGLPHTSSFVESTVDNQPERFSRHPGQNVEMKRGDWICTRCSFMNFARNARCLECNEHRPKKMLTGGEWECPQCEFYNYGRNMSCLRCACKRPATTASAGAGLGGVADLLSVTNAGRSDIERKLAENDEKAERWLSKVSQLDDSADLSSLAADEDFPEIMPMRKGVNKFVVSTRKTPLERRLSSAQYSSNNSPQATASDSKISQTLDRILGRSASTSAPSNQSDNGGVDAGPPRKLTGHLGDIDPVPFVPLSADLFTKPQNANSNEQADTDCQINKETGSSTPDTTQASTGRRDVDKSLDTAEKWSKKVAELDSVNDLSSAISDEDFPDIMPMRKGENRFVISKKKDRSLASPQYKRRSVLEQADNSDFVPFVPFPPDYFAKKDAPAESTPDTGTVSESPPSADKLPETNASPGNSGNSQNTSQVIGPQRSSNMTNENWNRNYSQQSSSTGGYTQGGSSSQQYQQQPYDVGDRSSRTSNTSAWNPNYSQGTFNDGRGGSSNYQHQQQPQELGDQSIRTSNTGALNTNYSQGRFNDGRGGSSNYQHQQQPREMGDRSSGISNTGAWNTNHSQDSFNDGRGGSSNYQQQQQLHGMGDQSSGTSNTGAWNTNYPQGRFNDGRGGSSNYQYQQQPHQTGGRPSGTLDTHAPNSNYSQGSFNEGRDTSTYNHGSYSTQPSYAPGYSNNSNSNAWSSNNNQNWSGSHPDTRATTTGIGSTNPNQATGYSSYGSGGYTGKSLEGSAVKDPDPLDMSEEAKAERWFRRAAQIKDISELANIPDEDFPEIMPMRKGVNRFVVSKRKTPLERRLTSPQYRRNLPIVSSEPDKDGS